A DNA window from Cutaneotrichosporon cavernicola HIS019 DNA, chromosome: 2 contains the following coding sequences:
- a CDS encoding uncharacterized protein (PHD zinc finger): MTSTPLQVHSHFNAEEAAIAASEFVHSLDNLPGEVAFLLAEIRDKDERISQLVNRTNQRHYGLTKSIKNMNASTAPAAANFALPIPVGTPIPTAHLTTKDAQNIAKIQGEWAKIQQLQDDKVKLAERLERIVSRARERGRAEWRRVGGMDVDEEELEVRFATPEAIPKRTKKGTPLAQIGGHHSGSNSPRQGSMPPPPVPRSGAGSRAGSRGRGRGHSLAMSVEPEPEPEPEVEMEVDIIDGTEVEADDQLYCFCQQKSFGEMIGCDNDKCKYEWTWYCPECVKMLGLMSSDGKRERKGRKK, from the exons ATGACCTCGACACCTTTACAGGTCCATTCACACTTCAACGCCGAAGAGGCAGCAATAGCAGCGTCTGAATTTGTACACA GCCTGGACAATCTGCCCGGCGAAGTGGCGTTTCTGCTGGCCGAAATCAgggacaaggacgagcgcaTCTCCC AACTCGTCAACCGCACTAACCAGCGACATTATGGCCTGACAAAGAGCATCAAGAACATGAACGCCAGTACGGCTCCGGCGGCCGCCAACTTTGCGCTCCCGATTCCTGTGGGCACCCCAATCCCCACGGCCCACTTGACAACGAAAGACGCGCAGAACATTGCCAAGATCCAGGGCGAATGGGCCAAGATCCAGCAGCTGCAGGACGACAAGGTGAAGCTTGCAGAACGGTTGGAGCGGATCGTGTCCCGCGCCCGCGAACGGGGCCGTGCCGAGTGGCGCCGCGTGGGCGGGATGGAcgtcgatgaggaagagctTGAAGTCCGTTTCGCAACTCCCGAGGCGATACCCAAGCGCACGAAGAAGGGGACGCCATTGGCACAAATTGGCGGTCACCACAGCGGCTCCAACTCGCCCCGGCAGGGCAGTATGCCTCCGCCTCCAGTACCTCGGAGCGGTGCGGGGAGTCGTGCTGGCTCGCGTGGACGTGGTCGCGGTCACAGTCTTGCCATGAGCGTCGAGCCTGAacccgagcccgagcccgaggtcgagatggaggtggaTATCATCGACGGAaccgaggtcgaggccgacgaccaGCTGTACTGCTTCTGCCAGCAGAAGAGCTTTGGCGAGATGATCGGCTGCGACAACGACAAGTGCAAGTACGAATGG ACGTGGTATTGCCCTGAGTGCGTCAAGATGCTCGGGCTCATGTCCAGCGACGGCAAGCGGGAACGCAAAGGGCGCAAGAAGTAG
- the FOL1 gene encoding uncharacterized protein (Folic acid and derivative biosynthesis-related protein), whose amino-acid sequence MTDRITVAGLSCHLANGAGPSAFGLTPPPPCPLELQLDIDLLPGVVPHCVDEDDMNGLGVNYSSVSKAVYAAVADPKRVFPNPSTILREAAVVALRLPAVAGVTVRARLPRALLQAQSADYTQYFSRSSPPSTLPQPTCTIRDLRVNCVIGLHPHERAERQRLEADITVDGYEPKSWDHRVFADEAFTWLDKSEFGTLESLVDSFARHLLSLPILSTPKARVDVTLRKPSALPFATPAIRASRNAASFAKRGGVYPVGTRFHSSTVANAANTPPRVFIAVGSNLGDRVGYVRRAVQLLQEGGCILVDTSRLYESAPMYVEDQERFLNGAVEIQTSLKPFELLRLLKRIELEVGRIKTYRNGPRVIDLDLVAYGNEVVHIGEPGDEPDEDGVGWLTVPHASLAEREFVLRPLADIAPDFTPPGLLPISELLARAPPGRLEPVIPFPYPARPLRLTTPSTPAIMAIFNATPDSFSDGHVTRTDTAHAVRMCENMMAAPNPPAIIDIGGMSTRPNAEPCTEEEELARVIPLVQAARRRSSPLATVPLSVDTYRASVARAAVEAGASCINDVRGGREPGMLAAMAYADVPVVLMHSRGDSVSMLAAESKGYAGGVLAGVRSELAEAVAAAKAAGVKRWDIVLDPGLGFAKSHDDHLRLLRDIGQFATGDLAGYSLLVGASRKRFVGQVTGRKVASERGSGDAAINTLCAMSGAVDVLRVHDPQAAAETVKMAIAIRDIK is encoded by the exons ATGACCGATAGAATCACGGTCGCAGGGCTCTCCTgccacctcgccaacggcgCTGGCCCATCGGCTTTCGGTCTCACCCCGCCTCCGCCCTGCCCTCTCGAGCTCCAGCTTGACATCGACCTTCTCCCCGGCGTCGTACCGCActgcgtcgacgaggacgacatgaacggcctcggcgtcaacTACTCGTCCGTATCCAAAGCGGTGTATGCCGCCGTGGCGGACCCGAAACGCGTATTCCCCAACCCGTCGACGATTctgcgcgaggccgccgtGGTCGCACTCCGCCTGCCCGCCGTCGCTGGGGTGACTGTCCGTGCGCGCCTGCCGAGAGCGCTCCTACAGGCCCAGTCTGCCGACTACACGCAGTACTTTTCCCGGTCGAGCCCACCGTCCACTCTTCCCCAGCCGACATGCACGATCCGCGATCTACGTGTCAATTGCGTCATCGGGCTGCACCCACACGAAAGGGCTGAGCGCCAacgcctcgaggcggatATTACCGTCGACGGGTATGAGCCTAAGAGTTGGGACCACAGAGTTTTCGCAGACGAGGCGTTTACT TGGCTCGACAAGTCGGAGTTTGGCACACTCGAGTCTCTCGTTGACTCGTTTGCGCGgcacctcctctcccttccGATACTGTCTACGCCAAAAGCCCGGGTTGATGTGACACTTCGCAAGCCGTCAGCTCTTCCGTTCGCGACGCCCGCTATCCGGGCCTCGCGGAATGCTGCGTCATTTGCCAAGCGTGGCGGTGTCTATCCCGTGGGCACTCGCTTCCACTCGTCTACAGTGGCCAACGCCGCAAACACTCCCCCGCGCGTGTTCATCGCCGTCGGGtccaacctcggcgaccgTGTTGGCTATGTGCGGCGTGCGGTACAGTTACTCCAGGAGGGGGGCTGCATTCTCGTCGACACGAGCCGGCTGTATGAGAGTGCGCCGATGTATGTCGAGGACCAGGAACGCTTCCTCAACGGAGCCGTTGAA ATCCAAACAAGCCTCAAGCCCTTTGAGCTCCTGCGCCTGCTGAAGCGaatcgagctcgaggtcgggcgCATCAAGACGTACCGCAACGGGCCGCGCGTcatcgaccttgacctcgtcgcgtaCGGTAACGAGGTGGTGCATATCGGCGAACCGGGCGACGAGCcggacgaggatggcgtgGGCTGGCTCACAGTGCCTCACGCCTCCTTGGCTGAGCGCGAGTTTGTGCTCCGCCCTCTTGCTGa taTCGCGCCCGACTTCACCCCACCTGGGCTCCTGCCGATCTCagagctcctcgcgcgtgcCCCACCAGGCCGTCTAGAGCCTGTCATTCCCTTCCCCTATCCCGCCCGCCCGCTGCGCCTTACGACCCCTTCAACACCCGCCATCATGGCAATCTTCAACGCGACGCCCGACTCGTTCTCGGACGGACACGTGACGCGGACTGACACGGCGCACGCGGTCCGCATGTGCGAGAACATGATGGCGGCGCCAAACCCGCCTGCCATCATTGACATCGGGGGCATGTCGACGCGTCCGAATGCCGAGCCGTGCActgaggaagaggaactGGCGCGAGTGATCCCGCTCGTCCAGGCCGCACGAAGGAGGAGCAGTCCGCTCGCAACAGTCCCCCTCTCGGTGGACACGTATCGCGCGTCAGTGGCTCGcgcggccgtcgaggccggAGCGAGCTGCATCAATGACGTCcgtggcggccgcgagccGGGCATGCTGGCCGCCATGGCATACGCCGACGTTCCTGTTGTGCTGATGCACTCCCGCGGCGACTCGGTCAGTATGCTGGCTGCCGAGAGCAAGGGGTATGCCGGCGGCGTGCTGGCCGGTGTGCGctccgagctcgccgaggccgtggCAGCGGCCAAGGCAGCAGGCGTGAAGCGGTGGGACATTGTGTTAGACCCAGGACTCGGCTTTGCCAAGTCGCATGACGACCATCTTCGCCTGCTCCGTGACATTGGACAATTTGCGACTGGAGATCTCGCGGGGTACTCGCTGCTCGTTGGCGCGAGCCGTAAGCGCTTCGTCGGCCAGGTTACTGGCCGCAAGGTTGCGAGTGAGCGGGGTTCgggcgacgccgccatcaACACGCTCTGCGCGATGAGCGGGGCGGTCGACGTGCTCCGCGTGCATGACCCTCAGGCGGCGGCCGAAACAGTCAAGATGGCCATCGCGATCCGGGATATCAAGTAG
- the ALG3 gene encoding uncharacterized protein (Adds the first Dol-P-Man derived mannose in an alpha-1,3 linkage to Man(5)GlcNAc(2)-PP-Dol), whose amino-acid sequence MPPKRKTAAKQSPKQVATPAPVMANVAEAPKPPTLPPSPSQTTISTLLSLPLRTLQDPVGTAQSLLFDRSHFWPLAVLLTAFNLVLGVAIILRVPYTKIDWPAYMQQVDMFLSGERDYSKIEGETGPLVYPALHLYIYTALHQLLPVPRERAAQYIWLAVEQGTLVLTATVYYLAGRDRHIPQWLLIPLVLSKRSHSIYLLRLFNDPLAMILLYAAVVGLQLEYWKIGSFLFSLALGIKMNILLFLPGLLVVLFQFRGAVGTLDSLVIISLVQLALAGFSFFETPAQLRIYFAAAFDFSRSFLYQWTVNWRFVPESIFLSKSFGSLLLLIHLALLILFGLYRWCPVPGGTRAVLSTGLYSPRAMFQPAVLPGQLASSHLPLVLFSSNLIGMACARSLHYQFQTWYFHQIPFLLYLGGGWGQWGLILGIPAMLEKAWDTYPATPRSSALMLAAHVVMISGLWATGGKPSEVTDEKDE is encoded by the exons ATGCCGCCAAAACGAAAGACAGCAGCCAAGCAGTCACCGAAACAGGTCGCTACTCCAGCGCCCGTGATGGCTAACGTCGCTGAGGCACCGAAACCACCCACACTCCCTCCGTCCCCATCCCAAACAACCAtctccaccctcctctccctccccctccgcACACTCCAAGATCCAGTCGGCACAGCCCAGTCTCTTCTCTTCGACCGCTCCCACTTTTGGCCCCTAGCCGTCCTCCTAACAGCCTtcaacctcgtcctcggcgtggCAATCATCCTCAGAGTGCCAT ATACCAAAATCGACTGGCCAGCTTATATGCAGCAGGTAGACATGTTCCTGTCCGGCGAGAGGGACTACAGCAAgatcgagggcgagacgggACCACTAGTCTACCCCGCCCTCCATCTGTACATATACACTGCGCTGCACCAGCTCCTCCCCGTCCCGCGtgagcgcgccgcgcagtATATCTggctcgcggtcgagcagGGCACACTCGTCCTCACCGCCACTGTTTACTATCTCGCCGGGCGCGATCGGCATATCCCACAGTGGCTGCTTATCCCGCTGGTACTGTCTAAACGCTCACACTCGAtctacctcctccgcctgtTCAACGATCCCCTGGCTATGATCTTGCTCTatgccgccgtcgtcggcctccaGCTCGAGTACTGGAAGATTGGGAGTTTCCTCTTCTCCCTAGCCCTAGGGATCAAGATGaacatcctcctcttcctgcccggtctcctcgtcgtcctaTTCCAGTTCCGCGGCGCTGTCGGAACCCTTGACAgcctcgtcatcatctcCTTGGTCCAGCTCGCACTGGCAGGATTTTCATTCTTCGAAACACCAGCCCAGCTGCGTATCTACTTTGCCGCCGCGTTCGACTTCTCCCGCTCCTTCCTATACCAGTGGACGGTGAACTGGCGCTTTGTCCCCGAGtccatcttcctctccaaATCATTCGGaagcctcctcctcctcatccacctAGCCCTCCTAATCCTCTTCGGCTTGTATCGCTGGTGTCCTGTCCCCGGTGGAACTCGGGCCGTCCTCTCAACAGGCCTATACAGCCCCCGAGCGATGTTCCAGCCCGCCGTCCTCCCCGGTCAACTCGCATCCTctcacctccccctcgtcctcttctcATCAAACCTCATTGGAATGGCATGTGCTCGTTCTCTGCACTACCAATTCCAGACGTGGTACTTTCATCAAATCCCGTTCCTCCTCTacctcggcggcggatGGGGACAGTGGGGCCTCAT CTTAGGAATCCCAGCCATGCTCGAAAAGGCATGGGACACGTACCCCGCCACACCGCGATCCAGCGCGCTCATGCTCGCCGCACACGTCGTCATGATCTCGGGTCTCTGGGCCACTGGGGGCAAGCCCTCCGAAGTGACAGACGAAAAGGACGAGTGA
- a CDS encoding uncharacterized protein (N-terminal domain of NEFA-interacting nuclear protein NIP30) — translation MDNIETESRSALATGSIGARFISQNAVDEAKERREEEWKEAYERIGQEPPPLMKEEEHDGRTLFERLEEQKQLKQDWWDDRMKMKNQYRGLVGEEFEFLAEKDREKRDAERKVEEEVNVELQGYREARTKRAADAVAASEPQPASSAPKPPLKKTVPAKPAKKDMRSLMKGVVVKKKAAKPADKAADKTADKDKKRPAEDDAREAKRRA, via the exons ATGGACAACATCGAGACCGAGTCACGctccgccctcgccacAGGGAGTATCGGTGCCCGCTTCATCTCCCAGAatgccgtcgacgaggccaaggagcgacgagaggaggagtggaagGAGGCGTACGAGCG TATTGGACAGGAGCCACCACCCCTgatgaaggaggaggagcacgacGGACGGACGCTGttcgagcgcctcgaggagcagaag CAACTGAAGCAGGACTGGTGGGACGACCGCATGAAAATGAAGAACCAGTACCGCGGGCTGGTGGGGGAGGAGTTTGAGTTCCTGGCAGAAAAGGACCGCGAGAaacgcgacgccgagcgtaaggtcgaggaggaggtcaaTGTCGAGTTACAGGGATATCGGGA AGCTCGTACgaagcgcgccgccgacgccgtggCCGCTTCTGAACCCCAACCGGCCTCTTCAGCACCCAAGCCGCCGCTTAAGAAGACAGTCCCTGCGAAACCGGCCAAGAAGGATATGCGGTCGTTGATGAAGGGCGTCGTggtcaagaagaaggctgccaagcccgccgacaaggccgcTGACAAGACGGCTGACAAAGACAAGAAGCGGCCagccgaggatgacgcgcgcgaggctAAGCGCCGTGCATGA
- the TSF1 gene encoding uncharacterized protein (Associates with the EF-Tu.GDP complex and induces the exchange of GDP to GTP. It remains bound to the aminoacyl-tRNA.EF- Tu.GTP complex up to the GTP hydrolysis stage on the ribosome), whose protein sequence is MLGLRLRAATTPARAFTTSAFRSNVKVPVALIAQLRKAHPVPMAQAREALEKSNLDVDAAIAYLTSASGASAQKKADKVSGRETSEGAIAVSVLGGRRVGMVHLACETDFVARNDVFRNVAKGIAETAAFLDVPGTEEAPAPAKGSDPINVFPVDQLVAAPLISLVEGEASKESQSIAQLVVASVSQTGENLQLRRAVSFAAPFPAQAGRRIVPGAYTHGGDESTGKIGGIVILDVGATGETPVGVLLHKKPELEEQLNALARNLARQIVGFPTKALSPGDGVAEEEALLTQPFMMGGSDKPVAEAVKAWGEERGLEVEIMALRRWSTSDEL, encoded by the coding sequence ATGCTCGGCCTTCGCCTCCGCGCAGCCACGACCCCCGCCCGCGCCTTCaccacctcggccttccGGTCCAATGTCAAGGtgcccgtcgcgctcatTGCGCAGCTACGCAAGGCGCACCCGGTCCCGATGGCTCAGGCtcgcgaggcgctcgaaaagtccaacctcgacgtcgatgccgCCATCGCCTACCTCACCTCTGCGTCGGGTGCGTCTGcccagaagaaggccgacAAGGTATCTGGCCGCGAGACGAGTGAGGGCGCCATCGCCGTGAGCGTCCTCGGTGGACGGCGGGTTGGGATGGTACACCTGGCGTGCGAGACCGACTTTGTCGCCCGCAACGACGTGTTCCGTAACGTTGCGAAGGGGATTGCTGAGACGGccgcgttcctcgacgtcccCGGAACAGAGGAGGCGCCGGCTCCGGCGAAGGGGTCGGATCCGATCAACGTGTTTCCGGTAGACCAGCTCGTTGCTGCGCCGTTGAtctcgctcgtcgagggAGAGGCAAGTAAAGAGAGCCAGAGTATTGCGCAGCTTGTCGTGGCGTCGGTTTCGCAGACGGGCGAAAACCTCCAGCTTCGTCGGGCTGTTAGCTTTGCCGCGCCGTTCCCGGCCCAAGCTGGCCGGCGGATCGTTCCGGGCGCATATACCCATGGAGGCGACGAGAGTACCGGCAAAATTGGCGGGATTGTCATTCTCGACGTGGGCGCAACTGGCGAGACGCCGGTCGGTGTCCTGCTCCACAAAAAgcccgagctggaggagcaGCTCAACGCGCTCGCGAGGAACCTCGCTCGCCAGATCGTCGGGTTCCCCACCAAGGCCCTGAGCCcgggcgacggcgtcgctgaggaggaggcacTGCTCACCCAACCGTTTATGATGGGCGGGAGCGACAAGCCGGTCGCtgaggccgtcaaggcctggggcgaggagcgcgggctcgaggtcgagatcaTGGCACTCCGCCGCTGGAGTACCTCGGACGAGCTCTAG
- the MNS1 gene encoding uncharacterized protein (Glycosyl hydrolase family 47), with amino-acid sequence MSQVRQRKTQAEKPAPARPAEPKAAKPDNAQRIKFVAVALVSGLLAYNAWPSVRDAIWPKPETQTRSQMQMQLPGLRFGYLAEKDIPRVSPVKLHLEADEAKREAVRDAFKWSWDAYEKCAFGMDELHPLSCGGSNLSDVGSIGYTVIDSLDSLLIMGFKDEYRRAADWCKEHLDFDRDATFNMFETTIRVLGGLEAAHYLTSISDDPEITADAPFYLERAVDLGDRLLGAFESPTGIPWSGINLHTRTGIPDRDNQGFSSLAEATTLQLEFKYLSHLTGDMEYWRKAEQATRAIKGQIVNDGIAPIFISPESGGFVLSEIRLGSRGDSYYEYLLKQYLQTNREETVYRDMYDEAMAGIKKHLVGRTKKSGLIFTQELHPTRHPQTNQQSWEVVPKQDHLVCFLGGSFLLGVTEGNTRDLDWHALDPSDMEDLVVGRGIIESCVETYNTPSGLGPEIAMFVRQHEDRADEIDWYIKPGENLIDARNILRPETVESLLLAYRTTGDERYREWGWRIFEAFRKHCRVESGGYAIIKDVRVNPPLQEDRMETFWLSETLKYLYLLFDDSDHIRLDKHVFNTEAHILPVFKPAALTAFSTS; translated from the exons ATGAGCCAAGTCCGCCAGCGCAAGACGCAGGCCGAAAAGCCGGCCCCGGCGCGCCCAGCCGAGCCCAAG gctGCCAAGCCGGACAACGCCCAGCGCATAAAGTTCGtggccgtcgccctcgtgAGCGGCCTGTTAGCATACAACGCTTGGCCAAGTGTACGCGACGCCATCTGGCCCAAACCCGAAACGCAGACTCGTTCACAGATGCAAATGCAGCTGCCAGGGTTACGGTTCGGCTACCTTGCCGAGAAGGACATTCCGCGCGTGTCGCCCGTCAAGCTCCacctcgaggcggacgaggcgaaacgcgaggcggtgcgcgacgcgtTCAAGTGGAGTTGGGACGCGTACGAAAAGTGTGCGTTTGGGATGGACGAGCTGCACCCGCTCTCGTGTGGCGGGTCAAACCTCTCGGACGTGGGAAGTATCGGGTACACTGTTATCGACTCGCTTGATTCACTGTTGATCATGGGATTCAAGGACGAAtaccgccgcgccgccgactgGTGTAAGGAACACCTGGACTTTGACCGCGACGCCACGTTCAACATGTTCGAGACAACGATTCgcgtgctcggcggcctcgaggccgcaCATTACCTCACCAGCATCAGCGATGACCCCGAGATCACAGCCGATGCACCTTTctacctcgagcgcgcggtTGACCTGGGAGACCGCCTGCTCGGCGCGTTTGAGAGCCCGACCGGCATCCCCTGGTCCGGTATCAACTTGCATACCCGCACCGGCATTCCCGACCGCGACAACCAGGGCTTTTCTTCACTCGCAGAGGCAACAACCCTCCAGCTCGAGTTCAAGTACCTCTCGCACCTCACGGGTGACATGGAATACTGGCGCAAGGCGGAACAAGCCACACGCGCAATCAAGGGCCAGATTGTAAACGACGGCATTGCGcccatcttcatctcgcCCGAGAGCGGCGGCTTTGTGCTCTCCGAGATCCGTCTGGGTTCCCGCGGCGACTCGTACTACGAGTACCTGCTTAAGCAGTACCTCCAGACAAATCGGGAGGAAACCGTCTATCGCGACATGTacgacgaggcgatggCGGGCATCAAGAagcacctcgtcgggcGTACGAAGAAGAGCGGCCTCATCTTCACTCAGGAACTGCATCCCACGCGTCACCCGCAGACCAACCAGCA gtcATGGGAAGTCGTTCCGAAACAGGACCACCTCGTGTgcttcctcggcggcagcttcctcctcggcgtgaCTGAGGGCAACACCCGCGACCTGGACTGGCACGCCCTCGATCCAAGTGATATGGAGGATCTGGTTGTCGGGCGGGGCATTATCGAGAGCTGCGTTGAGACGTACAACACGCCTAGCGGGCTTGGGCCCGAGATTGCCATGTTTGTGCGCCAGCACGAggaccgcgccgacgagattGACTGGTACATCAAGCCCGGGGAAAACCTCATCGACGCGCGTAATATCCTGCGTCCGGAGACGGTCGAGTCGCTGTTGCTGGCGTACCGCACCACCGGCGACGAACGGTACCGCGAATGGGGATGGCGTATCTTTGAGGCGTTCCGCAAGCACTGCCGCGTCGAGAGTGGCGGATATGCCATCATCAAGGACGTGCGCGTCAACCCTCCCCTGCAGGAGGACCGTATGGAGACGTTCTGGCTCTCCGAGACGCTCA AATACCTCTACCTCCTATTTGACGACTCGGACCACATCCGGCTCGACAAGCACGTGTTCAACACCGAG gcaCATATCTTGCCTGTCTTCAAGCCGGCCGCCCTGACGGCCTTCTCGACGTCCTAG
- a CDS encoding uncharacterized protein (Fungal trichothecene efflux pump (TRI12)), with the protein MTPHPHPPSPSPSIELATRPASSSQPPKADFLSPPARTTSPPLRVTDSSPDPRRDPRRCRNGAPLTRPPSASSYAGQSLRRMATHETGEYVVEDLGATSLRVYGAGDEDIDVVQENREPAVGYSEKADAPRDEEEAVPGDKKSNKYELQDQTNLLPVRQVIVIFMGLNCALFCSLLEQTIVTTALPTLGQVFNASAISTWVGTAYMLTSTALQPVYGRLSDIFGRKSVLLGSLVIFMLGSLACALSTSMIMLIIFRAIQGIGGGGILTLALIIISDVVSLKERGKYQGITGGVVAAANSLGPIIGGTFTEKVTWRWCFYINLPITGVAILCIFFLLPLKKVHGSARSKLRKLDYYGSILTLAWAVPFLIALSWAGTMYSWTSAAVLAPLIIGICLGFVFIFVEMKVVPLPLIPMYIFRDMTVAASMATTFCNGAAFYATLYYLPQYFQVVRGESPIQSAIDMLPLTFVQVFCSFVSGFIVSKTGDYKWNLMAGFFIWTIGLGMMSSVTPYTSKPHIYGYQVLIGVGAGQTFQTSLIAIQASVDRKDMATATGTRNFLRMLGGTVTLAVCTAIVNNIARRMLDQVFPPDIVTEILAAPTELVAMGFNDEQIRLVREAYNRGINGCFWFSVPMAGISFFITVFFIRRVSLKREDDEQKKAEAKAWVEAHKKHKRTAPSDSSGTAVEESPKGEPSRIAENVSQDENKPQS; encoded by the exons ATGACCCCACATCCCCATCCGCCATCACCATCTCCTAgcatcgagctcgccacCAGACCAGCTTCTTCCAGCCAGCCGCCTAAGGCCGATTTCCTTAGCCCACCTGCTCGCACTACGAGCCCTCCTCTGCGCGTCACAGATTCCTCACCTGATCCGCGCCGAGATCCCCGGCGGTGTCGCAATGGCGCGCCATTGACGCGCCCGCCCAGTGCGTCGTCGTACGCGGGACAGAGCCTGCGGCGCATGGCAACGCACGAGACGGGCGAGTATGTTGTCGAGGACTTGGGCGCCACGTCGCTGCGTGTGTACGGCGCgggtgacgaggacatCGATGTCGTACAGGAAAATCGTGAGCCAGCCGTTGGCTACTCGGAGAAAGCCGATGCTCCTcgagatgaggaagaagcCGTCCCAGGCGACAAGAAAAGCAACAAATATGAGCTGCAAGACCAGACAAACCTGCTGCCAGTGCGGCAGGTGATTGTCATCTTCATGGGCCTGAACTGTGCACTGTTCTGCTCGTTGCTCGAGCAGACAATCGTCACGACTGCCCTGCCCACTCTCGGCCAGGTGTTCAATgcgtcggccatctcgacaTGGGTCGGCACGGCGTATATGCTCACCTCGACTGCTCTGCAACCCGTGTATGGGCGCTTGAGCGACATCTTTGGCCGCAAGTCGGTGCTGCTCGGCTCGCTCGTCATCTTCATGCTCGGCTCGCTCGCGTGCGCTCTGAGCACCAGCATGATTATGCTGATCATTTTTCGCGCTATCCAGGGCATTGGTGGCGGTGGTATCCTCACGCTTGCCCTTATTATTA TCTCCGACGTCGTGTCCCTCAAAGAACGCGGCAAGTATCAGGGTATCACAGGTGGTGTCGTCGCTGCTGCCAACTCGCTGGGACCCATCATCGGCGGCACATTCACTGAGAAGGTTACCTGGCGCTGGTGCTTCTACATCAACCTGCCCATCACAGGTGTCGCGATCCTCTGcatcttcttcctcctcccgctcaAGAAGGTGCATGGGTCGGCTCGCTCCAAGctccgcaagctcgactaTTATGGATCGATCCTCACGCTCGCATGGGCTGTGCCGTTCCTCATCGCCCTGTCGTGGGCCGGAACCATGTACTCATGGACCTCggccgccgtcctcgcaCCACTCATCATCGGCATCTGCCTCGGCTTTGTCTTCATCTTTGTTGAGATGAAGGTtgtccctctccccctcatTCCCATGTACATCTTCCGCGACATGACAGTCGCGGCAAGTATGGCGACGACGTTCTGCAACGGTGCAGCGTTCTACGCCACGCTCTACTACCTCCCGCAGTACTTCCAGGTCGTTCGTGGCGAGTCGCCCATCCAGTCCGCCATCGACATGTTACCTCTCACTTTTGTGCAGGTGTTCTGTTCGTTCGT CTCCGGCTTCATCGTTTCCAAGACCGGCGACTACAAGTGGAACCTTATGGCCGGGTTCTTCATCTGGACGATAGGCTTGG GAATGATGTCTTCGGTCACTCCATACACTTCCAAACCCCACATCTACGGATACCAGGTACTGATTGGCGTGGGAGCGGGCCAGACCTTCCAGACGTCCCTCATCGCAATTCAGGCAAGCGTGGACCGCAAGGACATGGCCACGGCAACAGGCACGCGCAACTTCCTCCGCATGCTTGGTGGCACAGTCACCCTGGCAGTGTGCACAGCGATCGTGAACAACATTGCGCGCAGGATGCTCGACCAAGTATTCCCGCCAGACATCGTGACTGAGATCCTGGCCGCGCcgaccgagctcgtcgcgatGGGATTCAACGACGAACAGATCCGACTTGTCCGTGAGGCATACAACCGCGGTATCAACGGGTGTTTCTGGTTCTCGGTGCCGATGGCGGGCATCTCGTTCTTTATCACTGTGTTCTTCATCCGCCGCGTTAGCCTCAAAcgggaggacgacgagcagaagaaggccgaggctaAGGCGTGGGTCGAGGCGCACAAGAAGCATAAGCGGACCGCGCCGTCAGATTCAAGTGGCACGGCTGTGGAGGAGAGTCCGAAGGGAGAGCCGTCGAGGATAGCGGAGAACGTGTCGCAGGACGAGAACAAGCCACAGTCTTAG